The Frankiales bacterium genome has a window encoding:
- a CDS encoding ABC transporter permease, whose amino-acid sequence MRDELAGWLTLLRLALRRDRVLLSAWVLGLAAMAGFSAAATVDLYPTEESRVQAAETINASAAVVALYGRIYDPTSLGAVSMVKLTALGAAIVGIVMLFVAIRHTRGEEEPGRLELLSGGRLGRLAPLTAALVLIVSSCLVLGVLTALFNTAAGLPFSGSLAFGLGWAATGMVYGAVGLVTAQLATGARAARGLGLVVVAVTYALRAVGDLAEPGPSFLSWLSPIGWNQQLRAYAGDRWWVLLLPLLAVALLVPAAYALRSRRDLGAGLREDRPGPATGRLASVEGLAWRLHSRVLLAWAVAFVVFPALLGSLAGSVDQLLTSQAMRDFFASLGGTAALVDVFLGAEISIMAAIAAAYGISAADRMRAEESEGRAELLLATPATRVRWATGHYAVALGGSALLLVLAGLFAGVTAAASVGDRTLVGTVLVAALAQVPAAWVVTSLVMLAFGWLPRATVAVWGLLAAFVVVGEFGSLWKLPEWVMDLSPLRHAPSLPVGADGVAPVLWLLLATVVISALGYVGWRRRDLVA is encoded by the coding sequence GTGCGTGACGAGCTCGCGGGCTGGCTGACGCTGCTGCGCCTCGCGCTGCGGCGCGACCGGGTGCTGCTCAGCGCCTGGGTGCTCGGACTGGCCGCCATGGCCGGCTTCTCCGCCGCCGCCACCGTCGACCTCTACCCGACGGAGGAGTCGCGGGTGCAGGCGGCGGAGACCATCAACGCCTCGGCCGCCGTCGTCGCCCTCTACGGCCGGATCTACGACCCCACGTCGCTGGGCGCCGTCTCGATGGTGAAGCTGACCGCCCTCGGTGCCGCGATCGTGGGCATCGTCATGCTGTTCGTGGCGATCCGCCACACCCGGGGCGAGGAGGAGCCGGGCCGCCTCGAGCTGCTCAGCGGCGGTCGGCTGGGCCGGCTCGCGCCGCTCACGGCCGCGCTGGTGCTGATCGTCTCCTCCTGCCTCGTGCTCGGGGTGCTCACGGCGCTGTTCAACACCGCCGCCGGGCTGCCGTTCTCCGGCTCGCTGGCGTTCGGCCTGGGCTGGGCCGCCACCGGCATGGTCTACGGCGCGGTGGGCCTGGTGACCGCGCAGCTGGCGACCGGCGCGCGCGCCGCCCGCGGGCTCGGGCTGGTGGTCGTGGCGGTCACGTACGCCCTGCGGGCCGTGGGCGACCTGGCCGAGCCCGGGCCGTCGTTCCTGTCGTGGCTGTCCCCGATCGGGTGGAACCAGCAGCTGCGCGCGTACGCCGGCGACCGCTGGTGGGTGCTGCTGCTGCCGCTGCTCGCCGTCGCGCTCCTGGTGCCCGCGGCGTACGCGCTGCGCTCGCGCCGCGACCTCGGCGCCGGCCTGCGCGAGGACCGGCCCGGCCCGGCGACCGGCCGGCTCGCGAGCGTGGAGGGTCTGGCCTGGCGGCTGCACTCGCGCGTGCTGCTGGCGTGGGCGGTCGCCTTCGTCGTGTTCCCCGCGCTGCTCGGCTCGCTCGCCGGCAGCGTCGACCAGCTGCTCACCTCGCAGGCGATGCGCGACTTCTTCGCCTCCCTCGGGGGCACGGCCGCCCTCGTGGACGTGTTCCTCGGCGCCGAGATCTCGATCATGGCCGCGATCGCCGCGGCATACGGGATCAGCGCCGCCGACCGGATGCGCGCGGAGGAGTCGGAGGGCCGCGCCGAGCTGCTGCTCGCGACGCCGGCGACCCGGGTGCGGTGGGCCACCGGCCACTACGCCGTCGCCCTCGGCGGGTCCGCCCTGCTCCTGGTGCTCGCCGGCCTGTTCGCCGGCGTCACGGCCGCGGCCAGCGTGGGCGACCGCACGCTGGTGGGCACCGTGCTCGTGGCGGCGCTGGCCCAGGTGCCGGCCGCCTGGGTGGTGACCAGCCTGGTGATGCTGGCCTTCGGCTGGCTGCCGCGCGCGACCGTCGCCGTGTGGGGCCTGCTGGCCGCCTTCGTGGTGGTGGGCGAGTTCGGCTCGCTGTGGAAGCTGCCGGAGTGGGTCATGGACCTCTCGCCGCTGCGGCACGCGCCCTCGCTGCCCGTCGGGGCCGACGGCGTGGCCCCGGTGCTCTGGCTGCTGCTGGCCACCGTCGTGATCTCGGCGCTGGGCTACGTCGGCTGGCGCCGGCGAGACCTCGTCGCCTGA
- a CDS encoding ATP-binding cassette domain-containing protein yields MAAVVEISGLVKRYGTTVALDGLDLSVEEGEVHGFLGPNGAGKTTTLRVLLGTARADAGHVRVLGGDPWTDVSSLHARLAYVPGDVSLWPSLTGGEVIDLLGRLQGRHDRARRDELVARFDLDPTKRSRSYSKGNRQKVALVAALAADAELYLLDEPTSGLDPLMEETFRECVRELRDRGRSVLLSSHILSEAEALSDRVSIIRAGRVVETGDLAGLRHLTRTSVSATVDRVPDGLAGIDGVHDLAVLDRTVTAQVEPHGLAPLLAALSAAGLRSLTSRPPTLEELFLQHYGVGAAASAGQGGTDGAGVDDRA; encoded by the coding sequence ATGGCTGCGGTGGTCGAGATCTCGGGTCTGGTCAAGCGGTACGGCACGACGGTGGCCCTCGACGGGCTGGACCTGTCGGTCGAGGAGGGCGAGGTCCACGGTTTCCTCGGCCCCAACGGCGCGGGGAAGACGACGACGCTGCGGGTGCTGCTGGGCACCGCGCGGGCGGACGCCGGCCACGTCCGCGTGCTCGGCGGCGACCCCTGGACCGACGTCTCGTCCCTGCACGCCCGGCTCGCCTACGTGCCCGGCGACGTCAGCCTGTGGCCGTCGCTGACCGGCGGCGAGGTGATCGACCTGCTCGGCCGGCTCCAGGGCCGCCACGACCGGGCCCGGCGCGACGAGCTGGTCGCGCGGTTCGACCTCGACCCCACCAAGCGGTCGCGCTCGTACTCGAAGGGCAACCGGCAGAAGGTCGCCCTCGTCGCGGCGCTGGCCGCCGACGCGGAGCTGTACCTGCTCGACGAACCCACCAGCGGGCTCGACCCGCTCATGGAGGAGACGTTCCGCGAGTGCGTGCGCGAGCTGCGCGACCGCGGCCGGTCGGTGCTGCTCTCGAGCCACATCCTCAGCGAGGCCGAGGCGCTCTCGGACCGCGTGAGCATCATCCGTGCCGGCCGCGTGGTCGAGACCGGCGACCTGGCCGGCCTGCGCCACCTCACCCGCACCTCGGTCTCGGCCACGGTCGACCGGGTGCCGGACGGGCTCGCCGGGATCGACGGCGTGCACGACCTCGCTGTGCTCGACCGCACCGTCACCGCGCAGGTGGAGCCGCACGGGCTCGCGCCGCTGCTGGCGGCGCTCTCGGCCGCGGGACTGCGCTCGCTCACCAGCCGGCCGCCGACGCTCGAGGAGCTGTTCCTCCAGCACTACGGCGTGGGCGCGGCTGCATCGGCGGGGCAGGGCGGCACGGACGGGGCCGGGGTGGACGACCGTGCGTGA
- a CDS encoding MarR family transcriptional regulator, whose product MAGPRRARRDEAQVAHVVEQFAALFETYGFPRMSGRIITALMVTEQQGLTAAELAESLQVSPAAISTSLKYPVALGLVQRVRVPGSRRDRYVLPDDAWYVATATKNPLYRQIAGMAADGVRAVGGPGTEAGARLAEMRDFFAYLEVEVPALVERWHAGRARPR is encoded by the coding sequence ATGGCCGGACCACGTCGGGCGCGCCGGGACGAGGCGCAGGTGGCCCACGTCGTGGAGCAGTTCGCGGCCCTGTTCGAGACCTACGGCTTCCCCCGGATGAGCGGGCGGATCATCACCGCCCTCATGGTCACCGAGCAGCAGGGGCTCACCGCGGCCGAGCTGGCCGAGAGCCTCCAGGTCAGCCCCGCGGCCATCTCGACGTCGCTGAAGTACCCGGTGGCCCTCGGCCTGGTGCAGCGCGTGCGGGTGCCCGGGTCGCGGCGCGACCGCTACGTGCTGCCCGACGACGCGTGGTACGTCGCCACAGCCACGAAGAACCCGCTCTACCGGCAGATCGCCGGCATGGCGGCCGACGGCGTCCGGGCCGTCGGGGGGCCGGGCACCGAGGCCGGCGCGCGGCTGGCCGAGATGCGCGACTTCTTCGCCTACCTCGAGGTGGAGGTGCCGGCGCTGGTCGAGCGCTGGCACGCCGGCCGCGCCCGTCCGCGCTGA
- the rsgA gene encoding ribosome small subunit-dependent GTPase A, which yields MVSLALPALGWDLSWDDVRAVPDPDLHLRPARVTLQGRDAWRVHDGDHEWVVGVRGRLRAASTLPVAGDWVLLSGRDGDDSVVEHVLPRRTSLVRKVAGERTEEQVVAANVDVVLVCAPVPSVNPRRLERELTAVWESGATPVVAVTKSDLADDVHEVLATVHGVAVGAEVLAVSSYDGDGLDAVRALVPEGVTLAVIGPSGAGKSTLVNALVGYELLATTAVRDDNRGVHTTTARHLVRVPDAGLVLDTPGMRELALWADEDALDAAFADLEELARDCRFGDCRHDTEPGCAVLAAIDAGLVEESRLAGWRKLQRELAFLARKQDVRLAQEERRRWARLAREARPRIRP from the coding sequence ATGGTGTCCCTCGCTCTGCCCGCCCTCGGGTGGGACCTCTCCTGGGACGACGTCCGCGCCGTCCCCGACCCCGACCTGCACCTGCGCCCCGCGCGCGTCACCCTCCAGGGCCGCGACGCGTGGCGCGTCCACGACGGCGACCACGAGTGGGTCGTCGGCGTGCGCGGCCGCCTCCGCGCCGCCTCGACCCTGCCCGTCGCCGGCGACTGGGTGCTGCTCTCCGGGCGCGACGGCGACGACTCCGTCGTCGAGCACGTGCTGCCCCGGCGCACGTCGCTGGTGCGCAAGGTCGCCGGCGAGCGCACCGAGGAGCAGGTGGTCGCGGCCAACGTCGACGTCGTGCTCGTGTGCGCGCCCGTCCCTTCGGTGAACCCGCGCCGGCTCGAGCGCGAGCTCACCGCCGTCTGGGAGTCCGGCGCCACGCCCGTCGTGGCGGTGACCAAGTCCGACCTCGCCGACGACGTGCACGAGGTGCTCGCCACGGTGCACGGCGTGGCCGTGGGCGCCGAGGTGCTCGCTGTGTCGTCGTACGACGGCGACGGCCTCGACGCGGTACGCGCCCTCGTGCCGGAGGGCGTCACCCTGGCCGTGATCGGCCCCTCCGGCGCCGGCAAGTCCACCCTCGTCAACGCGCTCGTGGGCTACGAGCTGCTTGCGACCACGGCCGTGCGCGACGACAACCGCGGCGTGCACACCACGACCGCCCGCCACCTCGTGCGGGTGCCCGACGCCGGGCTCGTGCTCGACACCCCCGGCATGCGCGAGCTGGCGCTGTGGGCCGACGAGGACGCCCTCGACGCCGCCTTCGCCGACCTCGAGGAGCTGGCCCGCGACTGCCGCTTCGGCGACTGCCGCCACGACACCGAGCCCGGCTGCGCCGTGCTCGCCGCCATCGACGCCGGCCTCGTGGAGGAGTCGCGGCTGGCCGGGTGGCGCAAGCTCCAGCGCGAGCTGGCGTTCCTGGCCCGCAAGCAGGACGTGCGGCTCGCGCAGGAGGAGCGCCGCCGCTGGGCCCGGCTGGCCCGGGAGGCGCGACCGCGCATCCGGCCCTGA
- a CDS encoding FdhF/YdeP family oxidoreductase, giving the protein MADQWHGTDGHGADGHGADGPRADHGADGPGPQVQQEPPKHDSVGIPAIALLTRRAVGSMGVTRTARTLRRLNQADGFDCPSCAWADPRPGDRSVVEFCENGAKAVAEEATRARVTREFFAEHPLEDLEGRDEFWLGQQGRLTEPMVRREGDTHYRPISWDDAFALIAKHLHALASPDEAVFYTSGRTSNEAAFAYQLFARAFGTNNLPDCSNMCHESTSVALAEVIGIGKGSVSLEDIHEAELIVICGQNPGTNHPRMLLALEEAKKRGARIVGVNPLPEAGLFRFRNPKTPRGLSGIGTELADLHLPIRVNGDLALFQALGALLLEADAEALAAGRDPVLDHDFIERYTHGFEDYAAHVRSLDWAEVRRATGLERAGIEELARMLAESHRTVVCWAMGITQHRNAVATIKEIVNVALLQGNIGKPGAGLCPVRGHSNVQGDRTMGIWEKLPKHFGDALRDEFGFEPSRERGLDVVDSIRALRDGRARVFMGLGGNFASATPDTEVTHAALRSAELTVQVSTKLNRSHVVCGRTALILPTLGRTERDVQATGEQAVSVEDSMSSVHLSRGRLAPASPHLRSEVAIVCGLAEAVLGARPDGTRIDWPAMRSDYGRIREHIEHVVPGCAAYGEKVARPGGFVLPHPPRDSRTFDTESSRAEFSVSPIDVLEVPEGHLLLQSVRSHDQFNTTIYGHDDRYRGLRGSREVVMVHADDIRALGLEAGALVDVVHVDEHRSERIVAGFRLVEYPTPRGCAAAYFPEMNALVPLDSTARGSNCPTSKSTVVRVLPHDPARRTSVRSAAGVGADDGHKSGVEPVHLS; this is encoded by the coding sequence ATGGCGGACCAGTGGCACGGGACGGACGGGCACGGGGCGGACGGGCACGGGGCGGACGGACCCCGGGCCGACCACGGAGCCGACGGCCCCGGACCGCAGGTCCAGCAGGAGCCGCCCAAGCACGACTCGGTCGGCATCCCCGCGATCGCCCTCCTCACCCGGCGCGCGGTCGGGTCCATGGGCGTCACGCGCACCGCCCGGACGCTGCGCCGGCTCAACCAGGCGGACGGCTTCGACTGCCCGAGCTGCGCGTGGGCCGATCCCCGGCCGGGGGACCGCAGCGTCGTCGAGTTCTGCGAGAACGGCGCGAAGGCGGTCGCCGAGGAGGCCACCCGCGCGCGGGTCACGCGCGAGTTCTTCGCCGAGCACCCCCTCGAGGACCTCGAGGGCCGCGACGAGTTCTGGCTGGGCCAGCAGGGCCGGCTCACCGAGCCGATGGTGCGCCGGGAGGGCGACACCCACTACCGGCCGATCTCGTGGGACGACGCCTTCGCGCTGATCGCGAAGCACCTGCACGCGCTCGCCTCGCCGGACGAGGCGGTCTTCTACACCAGCGGCCGCACGTCGAACGAGGCCGCGTTCGCCTACCAGCTCTTCGCCCGCGCCTTCGGCACCAACAACCTGCCGGACTGCTCGAACATGTGCCACGAGTCCACCTCGGTCGCCCTGGCCGAGGTGATCGGGATCGGCAAGGGCAGCGTGTCGCTCGAGGACATCCACGAGGCCGAGCTCATCGTCATCTGCGGTCAGAACCCCGGCACGAACCACCCGCGGATGCTCCTCGCGCTCGAGGAGGCCAAGAAGCGCGGCGCGCGCATCGTGGGGGTCAACCCGCTCCCCGAGGCGGGACTGTTCCGGTTCCGCAACCCCAAGACCCCCCGGGGCCTGTCGGGCATCGGCACGGAGCTCGCCGACCTCCACCTCCCGATCCGGGTCAACGGGGACCTGGCCCTGTTCCAGGCCCTCGGCGCCCTGCTTCTCGAGGCCGACGCCGAGGCCCTCGCGGCCGGCCGCGACCCGGTGCTCGACCACGACTTCATCGAGAGGTACACGCACGGGTTCGAGGACTACGCCGCCCACGTGCGCTCGCTCGACTGGGCCGAGGTGCGCCGCGCGACCGGTCTCGAGCGCGCCGGGATCGAGGAGCTGGCGCGGATGCTCGCCGAGTCGCACCGCACCGTCGTGTGCTGGGCGATGGGCATCACGCAGCACCGCAACGCCGTGGCCACGATCAAGGAGATCGTCAACGTCGCCCTGCTCCAGGGCAACATCGGCAAGCCCGGTGCCGGCCTGTGCCCCGTGCGCGGTCACTCCAACGTGCAGGGCGACCGCACGATGGGCATCTGGGAGAAGCTGCCGAAGCACTTCGGCGACGCCCTGCGCGACGAGTTCGGGTTCGAGCCGTCGCGCGAGCGCGGGCTCGACGTCGTCGACTCGATCCGGGCGCTGCGCGACGGCCGGGCCCGCGTCTTCATGGGCCTCGGCGGCAACTTCGCCTCCGCGACGCCGGACACCGAGGTCACCCACGCCGCCCTGCGCAGCGCCGAGCTCACCGTGCAGGTGTCCACCAAGCTGAACCGCTCGCACGTCGTGTGCGGGCGCACCGCGCTCATCCTGCCGACGCTCGGCCGGACCGAGCGCGACGTGCAGGCCACCGGCGAGCAGGCCGTGTCCGTCGAGGACTCGATGTCCTCGGTGCACCTCTCGCGCGGCCGGCTGGCCCCGGCCTCCCCGCACCTGCGCTCGGAGGTCGCGATCGTCTGCGGCCTCGCCGAGGCCGTGCTCGGCGCCCGGCCCGACGGGACGCGCATCGACTGGCCGGCGATGCGCTCGGACTACGGGCGCATCCGCGAGCACATCGAGCACGTCGTCCCGGGTTGCGCCGCCTACGGGGAGAAGGTGGCCCGCCCCGGCGGCTTCGTCCTGCCCCACCCGCCGCGCGACTCCCGGACCTTCGACACGGAGTCGTCCCGGGCGGAGTTCTCGGTGAGTCCCATCGACGTGCTCGAGGTGCCCGAGGGCCATCTGCTGCTGCAGTCCGTGCGCAGCCACGACCAGTTCAACACCACGATCTACGGGCACGACGACCGCTACCGGGGCCTGCGCGGCAGCCGCGAGGTCGTGATGGTGCATGCCGACGACATCCGCGCGCTCGGCCTCGAGGCGGGTGCGCTGGTCGACGTCGTCCATGTCGACGAGCACAGGTCCGAGCGGATCGTCGCCGGCTTCCGCCTCGTGGAGTACCCGACCCCCCGCGGGTGCGCCGCGGCGTACTTCCCGGAGATGAACGCCCTCGTGCCGCTGGACTCGACGGCGCGGGGGAGCAACTGCCCCACCTCGAAGTCCACCGTGGTGCGCGTGCTGCCGCACGACCCCGCGCGGCGCACGTCCGTGCGCAGCGCCGCCGGCGTCGGGGCCGACGACGGCCACAAGAGCGGCGTCGAGCCGGTGCACCTGAGCTGA
- a CDS encoding HD domain-containing protein, with the protein MTLRPLSGRGTPKLAGRHRNSLACVPLRASVEPWRCSLGDAADRGRFDVDGRWAPSPAARVALYYVAFAAVWILLSDRVLEWAVRDAGTLSTIGSVKGLGFVCVTGGGLYVVVRRYVRDVESATDHLRAAYDETLAGWATALDIRDHSTAEHTTRVTELTVALAERFGFDGDDLENVRRGATLHDIGKMAVPDSVLTKPGPLDDDEWALMRRHPELAVEMLRSIDYLTPALTIPWCHHEKWDGSGYPRGLAGEQIPLEARLFAVVDVYDALTSDRPYREAMTHEAAMRIIDEGTGSHFDPAAVAEFRRLPAGGTRPGD; encoded by the coding sequence CTGACCCTGCGACCGCTCTCCGGGCGTGGGACCCCCAAACTGGCGGGTCGACACCGGAATTCCCTTGCATGCGTCCCGCTGAGGGCTAGCGTCGAGCCCTGGCGGTGCTCGCTCGGGGACGCCGCCGACAGGGGGCGGTTCGACGTGGACGGTCGCTGGGCGCCGTCGCCCGCCGCGCGGGTGGCGCTGTACTACGTGGCGTTCGCCGCCGTGTGGATCCTGCTCTCGGACCGCGTGCTCGAGTGGGCGGTGCGCGACGCCGGCACGCTCAGCACCATCGGGTCGGTCAAGGGCCTGGGGTTCGTGTGCGTCACCGGCGGGGGGCTCTACGTCGTCGTCCGCCGCTACGTCCGCGACGTCGAGTCGGCCACCGACCACCTGCGGGCGGCGTACGACGAGACCCTCGCCGGGTGGGCCACCGCTCTCGACATCCGCGACCACTCCACCGCGGAGCACACCACGCGGGTCACCGAGCTCACGGTGGCCCTGGCCGAGCGCTTCGGCTTCGACGGCGACGACCTCGAGAACGTGCGCCGCGGCGCGACGCTGCACGACATCGGCAAGATGGCCGTGCCGGACAGCGTGCTGACCAAGCCGGGCCCGCTCGACGACGACGAGTGGGCGCTGATGCGCCGCCACCCGGAGCTCGCGGTGGAGATGCTGCGCAGCATCGACTACCTGACCCCGGCGCTCACCATCCCGTGGTGCCACCACGAGAAGTGGGACGGCTCGGGCTACCCCCGCGGCCTGGCCGGGGAGCAGATCCCGCTGGAGGCGCGGCTGTTCGCGGTGGTGGACGTGTACGACGCCCTCACCTCGGACCGCCCCTACCGCGAGGCGATGACGCACGAGGCCGCGATGCGCATCATCGACGAGGGCACCGGCAGCCACTTCGACCCCGCGGCGGTGGCGGAGTTCCGCCGGCTGCCGGCCGGGGGCACCCGGCCGGGGGACTGA
- a CDS encoding NAD(P)/FAD-dependent oxidoreductase has translation MTGAARALVVGAGLGGLRAAEALRGAGFDGELVVLGEEDWAPYNRPPLSKEALAGELDHERLAFRVRREAADITWRHGVRAVAADLDGRTVVLADGERLGWDVLVAATGMRARRLEVPGPPPSAAAGRHVVRTLDDAIALRVALAPGARVVVLGAGFIGCEVAASARGLGCEVTCVALDEVPMQRPLGRVLGAELRRRHEMRGVAFRLGVTVAAFLGDDVVEGVELGDGTQVPADVVVEAVGTSANVEWLAGNGLDLADGVRTDAALRPLRDGAPLDGVAVVGDIARFPNTRFDDDAHRVEHWSLPTDSGRRAGEVLAAYLAGRSYDEVVAREWAPLPSFWSDQYDVHLQSFGYPGLADPDGAVLLEGDLGAECVVGYRRGDDLVGVVGLGMMRVLLGYRERLGRGRAGVSA, from the coding sequence GTGACCGGGGCTGCGCGCGCGCTCGTCGTCGGCGCCGGCCTCGGCGGCCTGCGCGCCGCGGAGGCGCTGCGCGGAGCCGGGTTCGACGGCGAGCTCGTCGTGCTCGGCGAGGAGGACTGGGCGCCCTACAACCGGCCGCCGCTGTCGAAGGAGGCGCTGGCCGGCGAGCTCGACCACGAGCGCCTAGCCTTCCGGGTGCGCCGCGAGGCCGCCGACATCACCTGGCGCCACGGCGTGCGCGCGGTGGCGGCCGACCTCGACGGCCGCACGGTGGTCCTCGCCGACGGGGAGCGACTCGGCTGGGACGTCCTCGTCGCCGCCACCGGTATGCGGGCGCGGCGGCTCGAGGTGCCGGGCCCGCCGCCCAGCGCGGCCGCGGGCCGGCACGTGGTGCGCACCCTCGACGACGCGATCGCGCTGCGCGTCGCCCTCGCCCCCGGCGCGCGCGTGGTGGTGCTCGGCGCCGGGTTCATCGGCTGCGAGGTCGCCGCGTCGGCGCGCGGCCTCGGCTGCGAGGTCACGTGCGTGGCGCTCGACGAGGTCCCCATGCAGCGGCCCCTCGGCCGTGTGCTGGGCGCCGAGCTGCGCCGCCGGCACGAGATGCGGGGCGTCGCCTTCCGCCTCGGCGTCACCGTGGCCGCGTTCCTCGGCGACGACGTGGTCGAGGGGGTGGAGCTCGGCGACGGCACCCAGGTGCCCGCCGACGTCGTGGTGGAGGCGGTCGGCACGAGCGCCAACGTGGAGTGGCTCGCGGGCAACGGCCTCGACCTCGCCGACGGCGTGCGCACCGACGCCGCGCTGCGGCCCCTGCGCGACGGCGCACCGCTCGACGGCGTGGCCGTCGTCGGCGACATCGCGCGCTTCCCGAACACTCGGTTCGACGACGACGCCCACCGCGTCGAGCACTGGAGCTTGCCCACGGACAGCGGCCGCCGCGCGGGCGAGGTGCTCGCGGCCTACCTGGCCGGGCGGTCCTACGACGAGGTGGTGGCGCGGGAGTGGGCACCGCTGCCGTCGTTCTGGTCCGACCAGTACGACGTGCACCTGCAGTCCTTCGGCTACCCGGGGCTGGCCGACCCGGACGGCGCGGTGCTGCTCGAGGGCGACCTCGGCGCGGAGTGCGTCGTGGGCTACCGCCGCGGCGACGACCTCGTCGGCGTCGTCGGGCTCGGCATGATGCGCGTGCTCCTCGGCTATCGCGAGCGGCTCGGTCGCGGCCGGGCCGGCGTCTCGGCGTAG
- a CDS encoding 2Fe-2S iron-sulfur cluster binding domain-containing protein: MTHIGVTVDGVLRHGDVEPRRLLVHWLREDLGLVGTPIGCDTSNCGACTVLIDGRSAKSCSVLAVQVDGKSVTTIQGLTSDGEWHPVQKAFKECHGLQCGYCTPGMVMASVDLLSENPDPSEEEIRHGLEGNLCRCTGYHNIVKAVATAAAEMRGE, encoded by the coding sequence ATGACCCATATCGGAGTGACGGTCGACGGAGTCCTGCGCCACGGAGACGTGGAGCCGCGCCGCCTGCTCGTCCACTGGCTGCGCGAGGACCTCGGCCTGGTCGGTACCCCCATCGGGTGCGACACCTCGAACTGCGGTGCGTGCACCGTGCTCATCGACGGCCGCAGCGCGAAGTCGTGCAGCGTGCTCGCCGTCCAGGTCGACGGGAAGTCGGTCACCACCATCCAGGGCCTGACCTCCGACGGCGAGTGGCACCCGGTGCAGAAGGCGTTCAAGGAGTGCCACGGCCTCCAGTGCGGCTACTGCACCCCGGGCATGGTCATGGCGTCGGTCGACCTGCTCAGCGAGAACCCCGATCCCTCCGAGGAGGAGATCCGGCACGGCCTCGAGGGCAACCTCTGCCGGTGCACCGGCTACCACAACATCGTCAAGGCGGTCGCCACCGCCGCCGCCGAGATGCGGGGGGAGTGA